The genomic segment CGGGATGAAACACAAGCGGGTGGATGGCGCGGCGATTCGGCCCTCCCTGGTCCTGATCGATGACCCGCAGACGGATGAATCGGCGAAGTCACCCTCCCAGTGCGCCACGCGAGAGCGCATCCTCGCCGGGGCCATCCTGGGTCTGGCCGGTCCCGGCAAGAAGATCGCCGGCCTCATGACCCTGACCGTCGTGCGGCCGGATGACCTGGCCGACCGCATCCTCAACCGGGATCTGCACCCGCAATGGCAGGGGGAGAGGACAAAAATGGTCTATGCCTTCCCCACGAACGAGAAACTCTGGTCCAAGTACGGGGAGTTGTGGAAGGAGGGCATGCGGACGGAAAAAGGCCTCGCCGCGGCGACGGAGTTTTACAGCGCCCACCGCGCGGCGATGGATGAGGGCGCGGTCGTCTCCTGGCCGCAGCGCTACGAGCCTGGCGAATTGTCGGCCCTCCAGCATGCCATGAACCTGCGGCTGGGCCGGGGCGAGGCGGCGTTCTGCGCCGAGTATCAGAATGAGCCGCTGCCCGAAGACGAGGTCGACGTCGATCTGCTCACCGCCGACCAGATCGCCGCCAAGGTCAACAGGATGAAACGCGGGATAATTCCCAAGGAGGCCACGAGCCTCACGATGTTCGTCGATGTCCAGGGCAAGGCGCTCTTCTACATGGTCGTCGCCTGGGGGCAGGACTTCACCGGCTACATCGTCGACTATGGCACGGAGCCCGATCAGAAGCGGCAGTATTTCGCGCTGCGGGATATCCAGCGGACCCTGGCCCAGGCCATGCCGGGAGGCGGCCAAGAAGCGGCGATCTATGCCGGTCTGGAGCGATTGACCGACGCGACGATTGGTCGGGAGTGTGTGCGCGAGGACGGGACGATTGCGCGGATTGACCGCTGCATCATCGATG from the Phycisphaerae bacterium genome contains:
- a CDS encoding terminase gpA endonuclease subunit → GMKHKRVDGAAIRPSLVLIDDPQTDESAKSPSQCATRERILAGAILGLAGPGKKIAGLMTLTVVRPDDLADRILNRDLHPQWQGERTKMVYAFPTNEKLWSKYGELWKEGMRTEKGLAAATEFYSAHRAAMDEGAVVSWPQRYEPGELSALQHAMNLRLGRGEAAFCAEYQNEPLPEDEVDVDLLTADQIAAKVNRMKRGIIPKEATSLTMFVDVQGKALFYMVVAWGQDFTGYIVDYGTEPDQKRQYFALRDIQRTLAQAMPGGGQEAAIYAGLERLTDATIGRECVREDGTIARIDRCIIDANWGPMTQVIYQFCRQSKYANVLMPSHGRYVGAASHPFTEYKKQLGDRIGLNWRIPGTSRRVCRYVIFDTNFWKSFIQSRLAVAKGDAGALTLFGRKPELHRLLAEHLTSEYRVTTEGRGRTVEEWKLRVDGSDNHWLDGVVGCAVAASIQGVELAEMKIHQPVRKRISFADMQRMNEERRAMARE